In one window of Spiroplasma corruscae DNA:
- a CDS encoding J domain-containing protein, with protein MNKIRILKNIILIILLSVGLSACHYLEYFQQSKENYLEGILNLYNYDLINNTKTLNYNGRLFWIILIIFVIGVWFIIYSFWMLVNGLIKDKQIFKINVVYSFLAFLTGISILSFDYLILNVFKEIFSEFSEKIIIINYDSTYIIINFKYFYITIYFIWIILAFIRMFSNSSQIKIFRYLSFRYKIDDNEMINNKIVKKDIKNNSSRVNKSTNNLRYEKVSANFNRVYWEPEFKGDIILEAFELEELIQKYKETSSFKSLIVYSYEKKINIFIADENFSISLYPSYVNNIEKSYFVISLLSEYSKKLFITSFYKFIYHVAASLENSLNIVYLRISTQILKFKELDKKILNLFSKHLIEFIQKLFNSLRQFEISNYENYSECYKFIEIGREFYKNLTWEISKVFENTYNEIIKLQDEMYTGEYCEDLIIHKNDKVKTALDFFGLEYNSTYNEFKARYREYVKMYHPDANHSYTDEFVRKTTLININKEILEDYYTK; from the coding sequence ATGAATAAAATCAGGATATTGAAGAATATTATTTTGATTATACTTTTAAGCGTTGGATTGTCTGCTTGTCATTATCTTGAATATTTCCAACAAAGTAAAGAAAATTATCTTGAAGGAATTCTTAATTTGTATAATTATGATCTTATAAATAATACAAAAACATTAAATTATAATGGGAGATTATTCTGAATTATATTAATAATATTTGTAATAGGAGTATGATTCATTATTTATTCATTTTGAATGTTGGTTAATGGATTAATAAAAGATAAACAAATATTTAAAATAAATGTAGTTTATAGTTTTCTAGCATTTTTAACTGGTATATCAATATTATCTTTTGATTATTTAATTTTAAATGTTTTTAAGGAAATATTTTCGGAATTTTCAGAGAAAATTATAATAATTAATTATGATTCAACCTATATTATTATTAATTTTAAATATTTTTATATTACAATTTACTTCATTTGAATTATATTAGCTTTTATTAGGATGTTTAGTAATTCTTCACAAATAAAAATATTTAGATACTTATCATTTAGATATAAAATTGATGATAATGAAATGATTAATAATAAAATAGTAAAAAAAGATATAAAAAATAATAGTTCAAGAGTAAATAAGTCTACTAATAATTTAAGGTATGAAAAAGTATCTGCTAACTTTAATAGAGTATATTGAGAACCTGAATTTAAAGGTGATATTATTCTTGAAGCATTTGAACTTGAAGAATTAATCCAAAAATATAAAGAAACTTCTAGTTTCAAAAGTTTAATAGTATATAGTTATGAAAAAAAAATTAATATTTTTATTGCTGATGAAAACTTTAGTATTAGTCTATACCCCTCTTATGTAAATAATATTGAAAAGTCATATTTTGTAATTTCTTTATTATCAGAATACTCAAAAAAATTATTTATAACATCATTTTATAAATTCATTTATCATGTTGCCGCTTCACTTGAAAACAGTTTAAATATAGTATATTTACGAATATCAACACAAATATTAAAATTCAAAGAACTTGATAAAAAAATTCTTAATTTATTTTCAAAACATTTAATTGAGTTTATACAAAAATTATTTAACTCATTAAGACAGTTTGAAATATCAAATTATGAAAACTACTCAGAATGTTACAAGTTTATCGAAATTGGAAGAGAATTTTATAAAAACTTAACTTGAGAAATTTCTAAAGTATTTGAAAATACATATAACGAAATTATAAAATTACAAGATGAAATGTATACAGGTGAATATTGTGAAGATTTAATAATTCATAAAAATGATAAGGTTAAAACAGCATTAGACTTTTTTGGATTAGAATATAATTCAACCTATAATGAATTTAAGGCAAGATATAGAGAGTATGTAAAAATGTATCACCCTGATGCAAACCATTCATATACAGATGAATTTGTTAGAAAAACAACACTAATAAATATTAACAAAGAAATATTAGAAGATTATTATACTAAATAA